In a single window of the Lactococcus garvieae subsp. garvieae genome:
- a CDS encoding type I toxin-antitoxin system Fst family toxin has translation MLLQIFVSVVAPIVVGVILELVKEWLKYRHKRH, from the coding sequence ATGCTTCTGCAAATCTTCGTATCAGTAGTCGCTCCTATTGTGGTTGGAGTAATCCTTGAGCTGGTCAAGGAGTGGTTAAAATACCGACATAAGCGCCATTAA
- a CDS encoding polyketide cyclase, whose protein sequence is MKFSFETIVSVSSEKIWEYYSNTKKWYLWEDDLEDITIQNDNFITGNKGVMKLKNMPPMDFTLTSVIRHKEFIDVTQTPMGNITFGHFLIPTNKGTIVKHEVSLDNEREENINILKGIFKDVPDSVFSLKKVVESYEL, encoded by the coding sequence ATGAAATTTAGTTTTGAAACAATCGTAAGTGTAAGCTCAGAAAAAATATGGGAATATTATTCTAATACTAAAAAATGGTATTTATGGGAGGATGATTTAGAAGACATTACAATACAAAATGATAATTTTATTACAGGCAATAAAGGAGTAATGAAATTAAAAAATATGCCACCTATGGATTTTACTCTTACATCGGTAATACGTCATAAAGAATTTATTGATGTGACACAAACACCTATGGGAAATATTACATTTGGTCATTTCCTCATTCCAACTAATAAAGGGACGATAGTTAAACATGAAGTGTCATTAGACAATGAGCGGGAAGAAAATATCAATATACTTAAAGGTATATTTAAAGATGTTCCAGACTCAGTTTTTTCATTAAAGAAAGTTGTTGAATCATATGAGCTTTAA
- a CDS encoding EVE domain-containing protein yields the protein MTRRYWIGVASCNHVQLGVKGGFCQVCHGKAQPLKRMSKNDVIIYYSPTKELGVKDRFQSFSAIGRLIDDDIYQFSMTETFSPYRRNVEFYTSITPVNIHSILYHLDFITDVQHYGQKFRYGLFEITKKDAMTIWKAMIHQ from the coding sequence ATGACTAGAAGATACTGGATTGGTGTGGCCTCTTGCAATCATGTTCAGCTAGGAGTTAAAGGTGGTTTTTGTCAAGTATGTCATGGGAAAGCACAACCATTAAAACGTATGAGTAAAAATGATGTCATTATTTATTATTCTCCAACAAAAGAATTAGGCGTTAAAGACAGATTTCAATCTTTTAGTGCCATAGGAAGACTGATTGATGATGATATCTATCAATTTTCGATGACAGAAACATTTTCTCCTTATAGGAGAAACGTAGAGTTCTACACCAGTATTACTCCAGTAAATATACATAGTATCTTATATCATCTCGATTTTATTACTGATGTTCAACATTATGGGCAAAAATTTCGATATGGTCTTTTTGAAATCACAAAAAAGGATGCTATGACTATCTGGAAAGCTATGATACATCAGTAA
- a CDS encoding recombinase family protein has translation MKIGYARVSTFEQKLESQIEVLKEAGAEEVFQEKFTGTTVERPQFNLVLKKLANGDTLIVTKLDRLARNTREVLEIVQSLFNRGIKVHILNIGLIDNTPTGQLIFTIFSAFAQFERDLIVTRTQEGKHFAKIHDPNFKEGRPQKFTEEQIQFAYELKQQGMTYKMIERKTGISIATQKRRFIKAKNQTIDKEY, from the coding sequence ATGAAAATTGGGTATGCACGTGTTAGTACTTTTGAACAGAAATTAGAATCTCAAATTGAAGTTCTGAAAGAAGCGGGAGCAGAAGAAGTTTTCCAAGAAAAATTTACGGGAACTACAGTTGAACGTCCACAATTTAATTTAGTACTCAAAAAGTTAGCAAATGGCGATACTTTAATTGTGACAAAGTTAGATCGATTAGCCAGGAACACTAGAGAAGTTTTAGAAATTGTTCAATCTCTGTTCAATCGAGGAATTAAGGTTCATATATTAAATATTGGACTTATCGATAATACACCGACTGGTCAACTTATTTTTACCATCTTCAGTGCTTTTGCGCAGTTTGAGAGAGATCTTATTGTGACCAGGACTCAAGAAGGGAAACACTTTGCTAAAATTCATGATCCCAATTTTAAAGAGGGGCGCCCTCAAAAATTCACCGAAGAACAAATTCAATTTGCTTATGAGTTAAAGCAGCAGGGAATGACTTACAAGATGATTGAGCGGAAAACTGGGATAAGTATTGCGACACAAAAAAGAAGATTTATAAAGGCAAAAAATCAAACTATTGACAAAGAATATTGA
- a CDS encoding MarR family winged helix-turn-helix transcriptional regulator, protein MSFNSNFDDDAYKSIGFQFIRVYNVWHHKIHNILKRHDLTHSQFVVLAALGYLLQKDNDITQVTIAKFINIDTMTLSKILKKLTKQDYITKKSSSKDPRANCILLTKLGHNCINEAIRSVEQVDQSFFGKIDLKEQIQLINILDKLGESHD, encoded by the coding sequence ATGAGCTTTAATTCTAATTTTGATGACGATGCTTATAAATCTATAGGCTTTCAATTTATCAGAGTCTATAATGTTTGGCACCATAAAATTCACAATATTTTAAAAAGACATGACTTGACACACTCACAATTTGTCGTTCTAGCAGCGTTGGGATATTTACTTCAAAAAGATAATGATATTACACAAGTTACAATTGCAAAATTTATAAATATCGATACAATGACTTTATCTAAAATATTAAAAAAGTTGACAAAACAAGATTATATAACTAAAAAAAGTAGCTCTAAAGATCCTAGAGCTAACTGCATCTTATTAACTAAATTAGGACACAATTGTATTAATGAAGCCATTAGATCTGTTGAGCAAGTTGATCAATCTTTTTTTGGAAAAATAGACTTAAAAGAACAAATTCAATTGATTAACATATTAGATAAACTTGGAGAAAGTCATGACTAG
- a CDS encoding IS6-like element ISS1N family transposase: protein MNHFKGKQFKKDVIIVAVGYYLRYNLSYREVQELLYDRGINVCHTTIYRWVQEYSKVLYYLWKKKNRQSFYSWKMDETYIKIKGRWHYLYRAIDADGLTLDIWLRKKRDTQAAYAFLKRLHKQFGEPKAIVTDKAPSLGSAFRKLQSVGLYTKTEHRTVKYLNNLIEQDHRPIKRRNKFYQSLRTASSTIKGMETIRGIYKKNRRNGTLFGFSVSTEIKVLMGITA, encoded by the coding sequence ATGAATCATTTTAAAGGCAAACAATTCAAAAAAGACGTCATTATTGTCGCTGTTGGTTACTACCTGCGTTACAATCTAAGCTATCGTGAAGTTCAGGAATTGTTATATGATCGTGGAATAAATGTTTGTCATACTACGATTTATCGTTGGGTGCAAGAGTACAGCAAAGTCCTCTATTATCTTTGGAAGAAGAAAAATAGACAATCCTTCTATTCATGGAAAATGGACGAAACCTATATCAAAATTAAGGGACGTTGGCATTATCTTTATCGTGCAATTGATGCGGACGGCTTAACCTTAGATATCTGGTTACGAAAGAAACGGGATACGCAAGCAGCCTATGCTTTCTTAAAACGACTCCATAAACAGTTTGGTGAGCCGAAAGCAATTGTGACCGATAAAGCACCTTCTCTTGGCTCCGCCTTTAGAAAGTTACAGAGTGTGGGTTTATATACTAAGACAGAGCACCGAACTGTGAAGTATCTTAACAATTTAATAGAACAAGACCATCGACCTATTAAACGACGAAATAAATTTTATCAAAGTCTCCGTACAGCCTCTTCCACGATTAAGGGCATGGAGACCATTCGAGGAATATATAAAAAGAACCGAAGAAATGGAACGCTCTTCGGCTTTTCGGTGTCTACTGAAATCAAGGTATTAATGGGAATAACAGCCTAA